A window of Conger conger chromosome 13, fConCon1.1, whole genome shotgun sequence contains these coding sequences:
- the LOC133108654 gene encoding probable G-protein coupled receptor 149: MPATYSSISLNKTNLFTERYEIMDSSEAKRQINLILFCLSFVITTVTLVGGIFSLLSLSKMRSKTSLSLIVASMSIDDLISVIPLSLFLFVQWESNDEAKSSTRCTLSGLLYIFQGISSNLKASLIVAYTFYITKRFGVFQSARRPLRVMWAIAAVWIISLTVSILPVCGWGSFSPTSLGCFAESTSSYVLLLFVLYSICFCGLVVFSVPLAYRLLCVGDPQKTFYPNYLEIAGGPNADGSAPLCEIQSFSRDSLEKSFGTYSEINSEPSGLNNKVEIYTCSTSAIPNSQDATQSKRNSPVFFAQKRFSLIVAMVRVVLWMPMMVQIFVSHTVHLRSSSLETLCFFLTSLSAAVTPVFVLSEHFIHFPCGCFINCRREPTTAKKRGFEFNLSFQQGYGFYKIAHAKTPTIEKPPYHNLFNCESTENKDGGQVSSLSHIEFRTMQADSSLPSELVGAITYERRTDNLTHNAEEQGVFCGGSPPGSAREDHNLDTSSVFEGPERRLSHEESRNIELTDWEWCRSKSERTPRQRSSGGLAIPLCAFQGTVSLHAPTGKTLSLSTYEVSSDGLKILPNGRKVEVYRSKSVGHEPRVEEPSSSVGGDTNVKIHLEVLEICDNEEAMDSVSIVSNISQSSTHARSPSLRYSRRENRFVSCDLAESASYSLLIPTSNPDSDINIHIPDTVEAHRQNSKRQHQERSGYQEEIQLLNEAYRKQEEDPAN, translated from the exons ATGCCGGCAACCTATAGCTCGATTTCGCTTAACAAAACCAACCTTTTTACAGAGAGATACGAAATAATGGATTCATCTGAAGCTAAAAGGCAGATTAACTTGATCTTATTCTGCCTGTCTTTTGTCATCACCACTGTTACTTTAGTTGGTGgcattttctctctcctgtcatTGTCAAAGATGCGCAGTAAaacctctctgtctcttatcGTGGCTTCGATGTCTATAGACGACCTTATTAGCGTGATACCGCTCTCTCTGTTCTTGTTCGTGCAGTGGGAGAGCAATGATGAGGCCAAGTCCAGTACACGGTGCACTTTGTCAGGACTTCTTTATATTTTTCAGGGAATATCAAGCAATTTGAAAGCTTCCTTGATTGTAGcctacacattttacattaccaAACGTTTTGGAGTATTCCAGTCCGCCCGACGACCGTTGAGGGTGATGTGGGCTATAGCCGCGGTATGGATAATCAGCTTGACCGTCAGCATTCTGCCAGTGTGCGGCTGGGGGTCTTTTTCTCCAACATCACTAGGCTGCTTTGCTGAGAGCACAAGTTCTTATGTTTTGctcctttttgttttatacTCGATATGTTTTTGTGGATTGGTCGTGTTCTCGGTTCCTCTCGCATATCGCCTGCTATGTGTAGGGGACCCTCAGAAGACTTTTTATCCCAACTATCTTGAAATCGCCGGGGGACCTAACGCAGATGGATCTGCTCCGCTATGTGAAATCCAGTCTTTTTCAAGAGATAGCCTAGAGAAAAGTTTTGGAACATACAGCGAAATAAATTCGGAGCCTTCAGGCTTAAATAACAAGGTTGAGATATACACTTGTTCGACGTCGGCTATTCCTAACAGTCAGGATGCTACCCAAAGTAAAAGGAACTCTCCTGTATTTTTTGCACAGAAACGCTTCTCCCTGATCGTGGCGATGGTCCGCGTTGTTTTATGGATGCCTATGATG GTACAGATCTTTGTGAGTCACACAGTCCACTTACGGAGCTCGTCCCTTGAGACCCTGTGTTTTTTCCTGACCTCACTCTCTGCTGCGGTCACACCGGTGTTCGTCCTGTCAGAACACTTCATTCACTTCCCGTGCGGCTGCTTCATAAATTGCCGCCGCGAGCCCACAACTG CGAAAAAAAGAGGTTTTGAATTCAATCTGTCCTTCCAGCAAGGGTATGGATTTTATAAAATTGCTCACGCAAAGACGCCCACCATCGAAAAACCTCCTTACCACAACCTGTTCAATTGTGAATCCACGGAGAACAAAGATGGTGGTCAAGTTTCGAGCCTTAGCCATATCGAGTTCAGGACCATGCAAGCGGACAGCTCACTACCCAGCGAGCTCGTCGGAGCCATCACGTATGAAAGGAGAACGGATAATCTCACACACAATGCCGAAGAGCAGGGCGTCTTCTGCGGTGGCTCACCCCCAGGGTCGGCACGAGAGGATCACAATCTCGATACTTCCTCTGTGTTCGAGGGCCCAGAGCGAAGATTGTCCCACGAGGAGAGTCGGAATATCGAGCTCACCGACTGGGAGTGGTGTCGGAGTAAATCTGAAAGGACGCCACGACAG AGGTCCAGTGGAGGCCTAGCCATACCATTGTGTGCATTCCAGGGGACTGTATCCCTCCATGCCCCCACGGGGAAGACCCTGTCTCTTTCCACCTACGAGGTGAGCAGCGACGGCCTGAAGATACTGCCCAACGGCAGGAAAGTGGAGGTGTACCGCTCCAAGTCCGTAGGCCATGAGCCCAGGGTAGAGGAGCCATCGAGCTCAGTGGGCGGTGATACCAACGTGAAGATTCACCTGGAGGTGCTGGAGATCTGCGACAATGAGGAGGCCATGGACAGCGTCTCCATCGTCTCCAACATCAGCCAGTCGTCCACACACGCCCGCTCGCCCTCGCTGCGGTACTCCCGTCGGGAGAACCGTTTCGTATCCTGCGATCTGGCCGAGTCCGCCTCCTACTCGCTCCTCATTCCCACCAGCAACCCCGACTCTGACATCAACATACACATCCCAGACACCGTGGAGGCTCACCGCCAGAACAGCAAGCGGCAGCACCAGGAGAGGTCCGGCTACCAGGAGGAGATCCAGCTGCTGAACGAGGCCTACAGAAAGCAGGAGGAAGATCCGGCGAACTAA